In a genomic window of Brucella anthropi ATCC 49188:
- a CDS encoding conjugal transfer protein TraG — MSATKILWGQITIVFLIILATTWGATQYVASSLGYQAQLGPPWFVMFGVPIYYPPAIFWWWYFYEAYAPPIFAKGGIIAASGGFIAIAVAIGMSVWRAREAKNVATYGSARWAGKGEIKAAGLLDPDGVVLGRYEKDYLRHDGPEHVLCFAPTRSGKGVGLVVPSLLTWPGSAIVHDIKGENWQLTSGFRSQHGRVLLFDPTNPKSSAYNPLLEVRRGEWEVRDVQNIADILVDPEGSLDKRNHWEKTSHSLLVGAILHVLYAEPDKTLAGVAKFLSDPKRPVDSTLRAMMKTAHLGEAGPHPVVASAARELRNKSENERSGVLSTAMSFLGLYRDPVVAEVTRRSDWRISDIVGGDQPVTLYLVVPPSDINRTKPLMRLLLNQIGRRLTEDLQANAGRHRLLLMLDEFPALGRLDFFETALAFMAGYGLKSFLIAQSLNQIEKAYGPNNSILDNCHVRVSFATNDERTAKRVSDALGTATEMKAMKNYAGHRLSPWLGHLMVSRSETARQLLTPGEIMQLPPHEEIVMVAGIPPIRATKARYYEDARFRERVLSPPELKGPEETRPDDWTKLPIPARPEGATDHGDQRTNDEDPTESERRLQPELSRVKPVEKKKPLENEFEIAPPDEVEEEAMQNRRMIRQVQGIARQVAMDPNDGMEL, encoded by the coding sequence ATGTCCGCGACCAAGATCCTCTGGGGACAGATCACCATCGTCTTCCTCATCATCCTCGCCACCACCTGGGGCGCGACCCAGTATGTCGCCTCGAGCCTCGGTTATCAGGCGCAACTCGGGCCGCCCTGGTTCGTGATGTTCGGCGTGCCGATCTATTATCCGCCCGCGATCTTCTGGTGGTGGTATTTCTACGAAGCCTATGCGCCGCCGATCTTCGCCAAGGGCGGGATCATCGCGGCATCGGGCGGCTTCATCGCCATTGCCGTCGCCATCGGCATGTCGGTCTGGCGGGCGCGCGAGGCGAAAAACGTCGCCACCTATGGCTCGGCGCGATGGGCCGGGAAAGGAGAGATCAAGGCGGCGGGCCTGCTCGATCCCGATGGTGTTGTTCTCGGCCGTTACGAGAAGGACTATCTACGCCATGACGGGCCGGAGCATGTCCTGTGCTTTGCCCCGACACGTTCGGGCAAAGGCGTCGGCCTCGTCGTCCCGTCGCTGCTGACCTGGCCGGGGTCGGCCATCGTCCACGACATCAAGGGTGAGAACTGGCAGCTCACCTCCGGCTTCCGCTCGCAGCACGGCCGCGTGCTGCTCTTCGACCCGACCAACCCGAAATCCTCGGCCTACAATCCGCTGCTGGAAGTGCGCCGCGGCGAGTGGGAGGTGCGCGACGTCCAGAACATCGCCGACATCCTCGTCGATCCGGAAGGCAGTCTCGACAAGCGCAACCATTGGGAAAAGACCAGCCATTCGCTGCTGGTGGGCGCCATCCTGCATGTGCTTTACGCCGAACCCGACAAGACCCTGGCAGGTGTGGCCAAATTCCTGTCCGATCCGAAGCGCCCGGTGGATTCCACGTTGCGCGCCATGATGAAGACCGCGCATCTGGGCGAAGCGGGGCCGCACCCGGTCGTTGCCAGCGCCGCGCGCGAGCTGCGCAACAAGTCCGAGAACGAGCGCAGCGGCGTGTTGTCGACGGCGATGTCGTTTCTCGGCCTGTATCGCGATCCGGTCGTGGCCGAAGTCACACGCCGCTCCGACTGGCGCATCAGCGATATTGTGGGAGGCGATCAGCCGGTCACGCTTTACCTCGTCGTGCCGCCCTCCGACATCAACCGCACCAAGCCGCTGATGCGATTGCTGCTCAATCAGATCGGCCGTCGCCTGACCGAAGACCTGCAGGCGAACGCCGGGCGGCATCGGCTCCTTCTGATGCTGGACGAGTTTCCGGCGCTGGGCAGGCTCGATTTCTTCGAGACCGCGCTGGCTTTCATGGCCGGCTACGGTCTGAAATCATTCCTGATCGCGCAGTCGCTGAACCAGATCGAGAAAGCCTACGGGCCGAACAACTCGATCCTCGACAACTGCCATGTCCGCGTCAGCTTCGCCACCAACGACGAGCGCACGGCGAAACGGGTGTCGGATGCGCTCGGCACCGCCACCGAGATGAAGGCGATGAAGAACTATGCCGGCCATCGCCTGTCGCCCTGGCTCGGGCACCTTATGGTCTCGCGCTCGGAAACCGCGCGCCAGTTGCTGACGCCGGGCGAGATCATGCAGCTTCCCCCACATGAGGAGATCGTCATGGTGGCGGGCATCCCCCCGATCCGGGCGACGAAGGCGCGCTATTACGAGGACGCCCGGTTTCGCGAGCGCGTTCTGTCACCGCCTGAATTGAAAGGTCCCGAAGAAACGCGGCCCGACGACTGGACCAAGCTTCCGATCCCGGCGCGACCGGAAGGCGCCACGGATCACGGCGACCAGAGAACCAATGACGAAGATCCGACCGAATCCGAACGCCGATTGCAGCCTGAACTCAGCCGCGTAAAGCCCGTGGAGAAGAAAAAGCCCCTCGAGAACGAATTCGAGATCGCGCCGCCCGATGAAGTTGAGGAAGAGGCCATGCAAAATCGGCGCATGATCCGCCAGGTGCAGGGCATTGCCCGGCAGGTTGCCATGGACCCGAACGACGGCATGGAGCTGTAG
- a CDS encoding ribbon-helix-helix domain-containing protein, which yields MANLRKKKKLTVYLDPDVEKALTEFAARRDRSQSMIGEAAIASFLSPDDAERREAIIAKRLDRLDRRMDRLERDVGIAVESLAVFIRFWVNTTPALPEPAAKAAKAKSAERYEAFITALGRRLAQGPKLRQEVSEDVTDQRVEFGRLSR from the coding sequence ATGGCCAATCTCCGGAAGAAGAAAAAACTCACCGTCTATCTGGACCCCGATGTCGAAAAAGCCCTGACCGAGTTTGCCGCGCGGCGGGACCGGTCGCAGTCGATGATCGGCGAGGCGGCCATCGCCTCATTCCTGTCTCCCGACGATGCCGAACGCCGAGAGGCGATAATCGCCAAGCGCCTCGATCGACTCGATCGCCGCATGGACCGGCTTGAACGAGACGTCGGCATCGCCGTCGAAAGCCTGGCGGTCTTCATCCGCTTCTGGGTCAACACCACACCGGCCTTGCCTGAGCCGGCGGCAAAGGCCGCGAAGGCCAAATCAGCGGAGCGATACGAGGCGTTCATCACCGCGCTCGGTCGCCGCCTCGCACAGGGACCGAAGCTGCGGCAGGAGGTGTCGGAGGATGTGACGGATCAGAGAGTTGAATTTGGCCGCCTTAGTCGTTGA